From the Labrus mixtus chromosome 17, fLabMix1.1, whole genome shotgun sequence genome, one window contains:
- the LOC132991866 gene encoding protein phosphatase PTC7 homolog — MLSVLSYGRLVARAVLGGLSQTDGRDYSLISASCGFGKDFRKGILKKGMCYGDDACFIARNRAADVLGVADGVGGWRDYGVDPSQFSATLMRTCERLVKEGRFTPSNPVGILTSGYYELLQNKVPLLGSSTACIVVLDRRSHRLHTCNLGDSGFLVVRGGEVVHRSDEQQHYFNTPFQLSIAPPGAEGVVLSDSPEAADSSSFDVQLGDIILTATDGLFDNMPDYMILQELKKLKTTNYDSILQTAQSIAKQAHDLAYDPNYMSPFAQFACDNGLNVRGGKPDDITVLLSIVAEYTD, encoded by the exons ATGTTATCCGTACTGTCTTATGGCAGACTGGTTGCCAGGGCTGTCCTGGGCGGACTCTCTCAGACGGACGGTCGGGACTACAGCCTGATCAGCGCCAGTTGTGGTTTCGGTAAAGACTTCCGAAAGGGGATCCTGAAGAAAGGGATGTGCTACGGCGACGATGCCTGCTTCATTGCACGGAACAGGGCTGCAGATGTTTTGG GGGTTGCAGACGGCGTTGGTGGTTGGCGCGATTATGGCGTGGACCCTTCTCAGTTCTCTGCCACCTTAATGAGGACCTGTGAGCGACTTGTGAAGGAGGGACGCTTCACTCCGAGTAATCCAGTGGGTATCCTGACCTCGGGCTACTACGAGCTTCTACAGAACAAAGTCCCCCTACTAG GGAGCAGTACAGCCTGTATCGTGGTCTTGGACCGACGGAGTCACCGGCTACACACGTGCAACCTTGGTGACTCCGGCTTCCTGGTGGTTCGGGGAGGAGAGGTGGTTCATCGCTCAGACGAGCAGCAGCACTACTTTAACACGCCCTTCCAGCTGTCCATCGCTCCTCCAGGAGCTGAGGGAGTGGTGCTCAGCGACAG tcctGAAGCAGCGGACAGCTCCTCTTTTGATGTGCAGCTTGGTGACATAATTTTAACGGCAACCGACGGCCTCTTTGACAACATGCCGGACTACATGATTCTGCAGGAGCTAAAAAAACTCAAG ACTACAAACTATGACAGCATCCTGCAGACTGCACAGAGTATTGCAAAGCAAGCTCATGACCTTGCTTACGACCCCAACTATATGTCGCCTTTCGCACAGTTTGCCTGTGACAATGGCCTGAATGTAAGAG GGGGGAAGCCAGATGACATCACGGTGCTGCTGTCCATAGTGGCGGAATACACAgactga
- the aplnrb gene encoding apelin receptor B: MEMEPTEGPYEYYDYEETENSTMCDYSEWTPSYSVIPVLYMLIFILGLSGNGVVIFTVWRAQGKRRAADVYIGNLALADLTFVVTLPLWAVYTAMGYHWPFGVALCKISSYVVLLNMYASVFCLTCMSFDRYLAIVHSLSSTQLRTRGHTQACLTAIWMLSGLLAAPTLIFRTTKYDQTSNRTSCAMDFDLVLTNKEQESLWIAGLSISSSALGFLLPFLAMMVCYGFIGCTVTRHFNTLRKEDQRKRRLLKIITTLVVVFAACWMPFHIVKSADALSYLDLFPATCAFLRFLLLAHPYATCLAYVNSCLNPFLYAFFDLRFRSQCLCLLNLKKSLHASPASSLSSQKTEAHSLATKV; the protein is encoded by the coding sequence atggAGATGGAGCCAACTGAAGGGCCCTATGAATACTACGACTACGAGGAGACAGAAAACTCCACCATGTGCGACTATTCCGAGTGGACGCCGTCATACTCTGTCATCCCGGTGCTCTACATGCTTATTTTCATCCTTGGTCTCTCTGGAAACGGGGTGGTCATCTTCACTGTGTGGCGAGCCCAAGGAAAGCGGCGAGCTGCTGACGTCTACATCGGCAACCTCGCACTGGCCGACCTCACCTTTGTGGTCACTCTTCCTCTGTGGGCTGTCTACACCGCCATGGGCTACCACTGGCCCTTCGGAGTGGCCCTGTGCAAGATCAGCAGCTACGTAGTCCTGCTCAACATGTACGCCAGCGTCTTCTGCCTCACCTGCATGAGCTTTGACCGCTACCTGGCCATTGTTCACTCACTTTCCAGCACCCAGCTGCGCACCCGCGGCCACACACAAGCCTGCCTCACAGCCATCTGGATGCTGTCCGGCCTCCTGGCAGCCCCAACTCTGATCTTCCGCACAACAAAATATGACCAAACCAGCAACCGCACATCCTGCGCCATGGACTTTGACCTGGTGctgacaaacaaagaacaagagAGCCTGTGGATCGCCGGTCTCAGcatctcctcctcagctctcGGCTTCCTTCTACCGTTCTTGGCAATGATGGTGTGCTACGGTTTCATCGGCTGCACTGTCACCCGCCACTTCAACACCCTGCGCAAAGAGGACCAGCGCAAGAGGAGGCTGCTGAAGATCATCACAACACTTGTGGTGGTGTTCGCTGCCTGCTGGATGCCCTTCCACATCGTGAAGAGCGCAGACGCCCTCTCCTACTTGGACCTGTTCCCCGCCACCTGTGCCTTCCTGCGCTTCCTGCTACTGGCTCACCCATACGCAACCTGCCTGGCCTATGTCAACAGCTGCCTCAACCCTTTTCTTTATGCCTTCTTCGACCTGCGCTTCAGATCCCAGTGCCTGTGCCTACTGAACCTCAAAAAGTCATTGCACGCAAGCCCTGCCAGCTCCCTGTCATCGCAGAAGACGGAGGCTCATTCTCTGGCTACAAAAGTGTGA
- the prnpb gene encoding prion protein b: MMRRLCELTRVSILVLLLLNTQSTWAKRGSSSSSSSRKTSSTSNKGGTQTKPSTQPGNYPRQPQSPNRNPNPYPGGGSYPGAGNTNPGGVPRQNPGSNPGAGGYPNQYPGRANPGGYPNQNPAGGYPHQNPAGGYPHQNPAGGYPAGGNPAGYPQNPARGNYPNQYPAAGGNPAGGGYPNQYPGRAGTNQGGYPNQYPAAGGYPVRGGNTGQGWGQGGVNPGGYPGQGGGYGGGGYGGGYGGGYGGGYGGGYGGGGGYPNWNPNNKILSPRFGGGGYGQGGYGQGGYGMGGGSPFSRSVQSMGYQPQSSGFAKKAMLAAGVGAVAGMAVGYGLGRFPRPHFNFRNPEEEQYYNSYMYRRYGTQSTDQKDFGRDYVYKPPPRADSYDSFMDKCMNRTVKDQSSTTPKGTTGGDKEDDDTVSIEEIGYPALIEQVKARRCVEQYMVYSERFLEERKAEPQVMPPAGGNSPPSYGVMQLLTSLCVLLSSMLLLQ; encoded by the coding sequence ATGATGAGGAGGTTGTGTGAGTTGACACGCGTGTCCATCCTTGTTTTGTTACTGTTGAACACTCAGTCAACATGGGCtaagagaggcagcagcagcagtagcagcagcaggaaaacatCATCCACCAGCAACAAGGGTGGGACACAAACTAAACCATCCACTCAGCCAGGAAACTACCCACGACAGCCGCAGAGTCCCAACCGAAACCCCAATCCTTATCCAGGTGGTGGAAGTTATCCAGGAGCGGGCAATACTAACCCAGGAGGAGTTCCCAGACAAAATCCAGGAAGTAATCCAGGAGCTGGTGGTTACCCCAATCAGTATCCTGGAAGAGCCAATCCTGGAGGTTATCCAAACCAGAATCCTGCAGGAGGTTATCCGCACCAGAATCCTGCAGGAGGTTATCCGCACCAGAATCCTGCAGGGGGTTATCCAGCAGGCGGAAACCCAGCAGGGTATCCCCAAAACCCAGCAAGAGGGAATTATCCAAATCAGTATCCAGCTGCTGGAGGCAACCCAGCAGGAGGTGGCTATCCCAACCAGTATCCAGGCAGAGCTGGTACCAACCAAGGAGGATATCCAAACCAGTACCCAGCAGCAGGTGGTTACCCTGTCAGAGGTGGAAATACTGGACAGGGTTGGGGTCAGGGTGGTGTGAATCCAGGGGGTTACCCTGGTCAAGGTGGTGGATACGGTGGTGGTGGTTACGGCGGTGGTTACGGCGGTGGTTACGGCGGTGGTTACGGTGGCGGTtacggcggcggcggcggttaCCCCAACTGGAACCCGAATAATAAGATCCTCAGTCCTCGCTTTGGTGGAGGAGGCTATGGGCAGGGAGGCTATGGACAGGGAGGCTACGGGATGGGAGGGGGTTCTCCCTTCTCCCGTTCAGTACAGAGTATGGGATACCAGCCTCAGTCGTCAGGTTTTGCTAAAAAAGCCATGTTAGCGGCAGGTGTTGGTGCTGTAGCTGGAATGGCTGTTGGGTATGGACTTGGGCGTTTCCCTCGACCACATTTCAATTTCCGAAACCCTGAAGAAGAGCAGTATTACAACAGCTACATGTACCGTCGTTATGGCACCCAATCTACAGACCAAAAAGACTTTGGCCGTGACTATGTCTACAAGCCCCCACCAAGGGCCGATTCTTATGACAGCTTCATGGATAAATGCATGAACAGGACTGTCAAAGATCAGAGCAGCACCACTCCTAAAGGTACGACGGGAGGCGATAAGGAGGATGACGACACAGTCAGCATTGAGGAGATTGGATACCCAGCCCTGATTGAGCAAGTGAAGGCCCGGCGCTGTGTCGAACAGTACATGGTCTACTCTGAGCGCTTTTTGGAGGAACGAAAAGCTGAGCCGCAAGTCATGCCGCCTGCTGGCGGGAACAGCCCTCCGAGCTACGGTGTGATGCAGCTCTTAACCTCCCTCTGTGTGCTACTGTCCAGCATGCTTCTTCTCCAGTAA
- the tbc1d10ab gene encoding TBC1 domain family member 10A codes for MAKTEQGNGLDMRGSTEKLTGSGTGGFNGSDPEVHGNGVVEETQVDKYGFAGGAQQSSGDTAEGIPHEVLRQRESKWLEMLNSWDKWMAKKHKKVKERCQKGIPPSLRGRAWLYLTGGKVRREQNQGKFQELDDQPGDPKWIDIIERDLHRQFPFHEMFAARGGHGQQDLFRVLKAYTLHRPEEGYCQAQAPIAAVLLMHMPAEDAFWVLVQICEKYLPGYYSTGLEAIQLDGEILYALLRRVSPVAHRHLKKHKLEPILYMTEWFMCAFSRTLPWASVLRVWDMFLCEGVKILFKVGLVLLKCMLGSQEKLKTGQGLYETMELLRAIKLQYMQEEFLVQEVIELAVSEKDIEKEHHTQLRRWKESRGDLHCKSPPRMHGAKAIMAAEPPRRQDLRQRPTIIVESPLALQTDGGKAEGAIGSRKTKEEKEKKNASSSQETVDPYLPPSDPSPLLNHMTVQGSKESLSSAEHDTYL; via the exons ATGGCAAAAACCGAGCAGGGCAATGGACTCGACATGCGGGGCAGCACGGAAAAGCTGACAGGTAGCGGGACGGGCGGCTTCAATGGGTCCGACCCAGAGGTACACGGTAACGGCGTCGTGGAGGAGACTCAGGTGGACAAGTACGGCTTCGCGGGAGGAGCCCAGCAATCCTCCGGAGACAC TGCAGAAGGAATACCTCATGAGGTGCTAAGGCAGCGAGAGTCAAAATGGCTGGAGATGCTCAACAGCTGGGACAAGTGGATGgccaaaaaacacaagaag GTGAAAGAGCGCTGTCAGAAGGgaatccctccctctctgcgtGGACGGGCCTGGCTCTACCTCACAGGGGGGAAAGTTAGAAGGGAGCAAAACCAGGGCAAATTCCAG GAACTGGACGATCAGCCTGGGGATCCTAAATGGATAGATATTATAGAGAGGGACCTCCATCGACAGTTTCCCTTCCATGAAATGTTTGCGGCAAGAGGAGGTCATGG GCAGCAGGACCTGTTCCGCGTGCTGAAGGCGTATACTCTGCATCGTCCTGAGGAGGGTTACTGTCAGGCTCAGGCTCCAATCGCTGCTGTACTTCTGATGCACATGCCAGCAGAG gatgCTTTCTGGGTTCTGGTCCAGATCTGTGAGAAATACCTCCCTGGATACTACAGCACAGGGCTG GAGGCGATCCAGCTGGACGGGGAGATCCTGTACGCTCTGCTGCGGCGGGTGTCTCCTGTGGCCCACCGTCACCTGAAGAAGCACAAGCTGGAGCCCATCCTGTACATGACAGAGTGGTTCATGTGTGCCTTCTCTCGGACACTACCCTGGGCCTCAGTGCTGCGTGTGTGGGACATGTTCCTTTGTGAGG GAGTAAAAATCCTCTTCAAGGTCGGCCTGGTTCTCTTGAAATGCATGTTGGGATCCCAAGAGAAACTCAAAACCGGTCAAGGTCTTTATGAAACAATGGAGCTACTCCGTGCTATAAAGCTACAGTACATGCAGGAAGAATTCCTGGTGCAGGAG GTGATTGAGTTAGCGGTGTCTGAGAAAGACATTGAGAAGGAGCATCATACTCAGCTCAGGCGCTGGAAGGAGTCCCGCGGCGACCTACACTGCAAGTCCCCTCCAAGGATGCACGGCGCGAAGGCCATCATGGCCGCCGAGCCGCCCAGAAGACAGGACCTGAGGCAGAGGCCCACCATCATAGTGGAGTCTCCCCTGGCACTACAAACAGACGGGGGGAAGGCGGAGGGCGCCATAGGGAGCAGAAAGactaaagaggagaaagagaagaaaaatgccTCCTCATCACAGGAGACTGTTGATCCTTACCTTCCTCCCAGTGACCCCTCACCTCTACTCAATCACATGACTGTGCAAGGGTCCAAAGAGAGTCTGAGCAGTGCTGAGCATGACACTTACCTGTAG